In a single window of the Arachis hypogaea cultivar Tifrunner chromosome 6, arahy.Tifrunner.gnm2.J5K5, whole genome shotgun sequence genome:
- the LOC112755971 gene encoding uncharacterized protein, which yields MMMGRLATLSEVEPITDQVEHQTSSSSSSKKVLHAWRNWSCIKSHFNKKHPDLKLLLSVLACPLFPVPPHPSLPSLNHGQVSSSAEYIIQHFTAATGCRKLEGTVKTVFATGKVAMGVVDEVGATAGVSEKGCFVIWQMIPHKWQIELVVAGHKVVAGCDGTVAWRHTPWLGPHAAKGGVRPLRRAVQGLDPLAVSAVFSGAQYMGEKEMMATDCFVLKLSANQKDLVDRSDNTAEMIKHVTFGYFSQKNGLLVYLEDSFLTRIQSPGTHPTYWETTMSTRIEDYRMVDGVMIAHGGRSTVIITRFGDNLRAGPAVTRMEESWTIDDVAFNVPGLSMDCFLPPKELQKDDDYPQENLDWRSPLNT from the exons atgatgatgggtCGGCTCGCAACTCTCTCAGAAGTGGAACCAATCACCGACCAAGTTGAGCACCaaacctcttcatcttcttcttctaagaAGGTTCTCCATGCATGGCGAAACTGGAGCTGCATCAAGTCTCACTTCAACAAGAAGCACCCTGATCTGAAGCTTCTCCTCAGTGTCCTGGCTTGTCCTCTCTTCCCTGTCCCTCCCCAcccttctctcccttccctcAACCATGGCCAG GTGTCATCATCAGCTGAGTACATTATCCAACACTTCACGGCAGCAACAGGGTGCCGGAAGTTAGAAGGGACGGTGAAGACTGTGTTTGCAACGGGGAAGGTGGCAATGGGTGTGGTGGATGAGGTTGGAGCCACTGCAGGGGTATCAGAAAAAGGCTGCTTTGTCATCTGGCAAATGATACCTCATAAGTGGCAGATTGAGTTGGTTGTCGCCGGTCACAAGGTTGTTGCCGGCTGTGATGGCACTGTGGCGTGGCGCCATACCCCTTGGCTCGGCCCCCACGCCGCCAAAGGCGGCGTGCGCCCTCTTCGGAGGGCTGTTCAG GGACTAGATCCTTTGGCAGTGTCTGCTGTATTCAGTGGTGCACAGTACATGGGAGAGAAAGAAATGATGGCCACTGATTGTTTCGTTCTAAAGCTGTCAGCAAATCAGAAGGACCTTGTTGATCGCAGTGATAACACGGCAGAGATGATAAAGCATGTCACATTTGGATACTTCAGCCAGAAAAATGGCCTTCTAGTGTACCTTGAAGACTCTTTCCTCACAAGGATTCAGTCACCTGGTACTCACCCTACTTATTGGGAAACAACAATGTCAACAAGGATTGAGGATTATAGAATGGTGGACGGCGTCATGATTGCGCATGGCGGCAGATCCACCGTGATTATCACCAGGTTTGGTGATAATCTAAGGGCAGGACCTGCCGTTACGCGCATGGAAGAGTCTTGGACCATTGATGACGTTGCGTTCAATGTTCCAGGACTATCCATGGACTGTTTCTTACCACCTAAGGAGCTACAGAAAGATGATGATTATCCACAAGAGAATCTTGATTGGAGATCACCTTTGAATACATGA
- the LOC112757877 gene encoding fatty acyl-CoA reductase 2, chloroplastic-like: MGIFSLSSSSTLPHKITRVNQNNNNHLSFTRRTNIVHCQGGGNVKNSSGLSSILQERPTFINTEHTATTIMDPGSFVLSQNAKSHGEIVVKDLVSYGGSASNALIGVEDGIGIVKFLRGKKFFITGATGFLAKVLIEKILRTEPDVSKMYLLIKAENKQAAIDRLNNEIINTELFGCLRQIHGKTFKTFMMSKLVPVVGNICESNLGLDEDSSAVIADEVDIIVNSAANTTFDERYDTAININTRGPCNLMSIAKKCKKLKLFLQVSTAYVNGQRHGRILEKPFSIGDCIASENSLPKGSSKVLPTLDIESEINLVSNYKGNFEDNILAQKMRELGLERARRHGWQDTYVFTKAMGEMMIDKVREDIPVVIIRPSVIESTFKEPFPGWMEGNRMMDPIVLCYGKGQLTGFLVDPNGVLDVVPADMVVNAMLAAMAMHGISKKPEINVYQIASSVVNPLVFGELARLLYEHYSSSPCIDSNGRPIQVPMMKLFSSTQEFSDHIWKDAIQKSGLTDITLSKEVSQKLENICRKSVEQAKYLANIYEPYTFYGGRFDNSNTQKLIESMSEEEKRDFGFDVKSIDWGNYITNVHIPGLRRHVMKGRGMGS; the protein is encoded by the exons ATGGGAATTTTCTCCCTTAGTTCTTCCTCAACTCTACCCCATAAAATCACCAGAGTGAATCAGAACAATAACAACCACTTGTCCTTTACAAGAAGGACAAACATTGTGCATTGTCAAGGGGGTGGAAATGTGAAAAATTCTTCTGGCCTTTCTTCTATATTACAAGAAAGACCTACATTTATCAACACAGAACACACTGCAACTACTATAATGGATCCGGGAAGCTTCGTCTTGTCGCAAAATGCGAAAAGCCACGGAGAGATTGTAGTGAAGGATTTGGTGAGTTATGGTGGATCAGCATCCAATGCATTAATAGGAGTGGAAGATGGCATAGGAATTGTCAAGTTTCTAAGAGGGAAGAAGTTTTTTATAACTGGTGCAACTGGCTTTCTAGCAAAAG TTCTTATTGAGAAGATTTTAAGGACGGAACCGGATGTCAGCAAGATGTACCTTCTGATTAAGGCAGAGAATAAGCAAGCTGCAATAGATAGATTGAACAATGAA ATCATAAATACAGAACTTTTCGGATGCCTTCGGCAAATCCATGGAAAAACATTCAAAACCTTTATGATGAGCAAGCTAGTTCCGGTTGTAGGAAATATTTGTGAATCCAATCTTGGACTAGATGAGGATTCTTCTGCTGTTATTGCAGATGAGGTAGATATAATTGTGAATTCAGCAGCTAATACTACATTTGATGAAAG ATATGACACTGCTATCAACATAAACACCAGAGGACCCTGCAACCTTATGAGCATtgcgaaaaaatgcaagaagctTAAGCTTTTTCTACAAGTTTCAACAG CTTATGTTAATGGACAAAGACATGGTAGAATATTGGAAAAGCCTTTCAGCATCGGAGATTGCATAGCAAGCGAAAACTCTTTGCCTAAAGGTTCATCAAAAGTCCTTCCCACATTGGATATCGAAAGCGAAATCAATCTGGTTTCAAATTACAAGGGAAACTTTGAGGACAACATCTTAGCTCAAAAGATGAGGGAGTTGGGTCTAGAAAG GGCTAGAAGACATGGATGGCAGGATACTTATGTTTTCACCAAGGCCATGGGAGAAATGATGATAGACAAAGTGAGGGAGGATATTCCGGTTGTCATAATTCGACCAAGTGTTATAGAAAGCACCTTCAAGGAGCCATTTCCTGGTTGGATGGAAGGAAACAG GATGATGGATCCAATAGTTCTTTGCTATGGTAAAGGGCAGCTAACTGGTTTCTTGGTAGACCCAAATGGAGTGCTCGACGTA GTGCCAGCAGACATGGTAGTTAATGCAATGTTAGCAGCAATGGCAATGCATGGAATCAGCAAGAAGCCAGAGATAAATGTCTACCAAATTGCTTCATCTGTGGTGAACCCTTTAGTCTTCGGGGAATTGGCAAGATTGCTCTATGAACATTACAGCTCCTCACCATGCATTGACTCAAATGGTAGGCCAATCCAAGTTCCAATGATGAAGCTTTTTAGCTCCACTCAAGAATTCTCTGATCACATTTGGAAAGATGCTATTCAGAAGAGTGGCCTTACTGATATAACACTCTCAAAAGAAGTGTCTCAAAAGCTTGAAAATATATGCAGAAAATCAGTGGAACAAGCAAAGTACTTGGCTAATATCTATGAGCCATATACATTTTATGGTGGAAG GTTTGATAACAGCAATACTCAAAAATTGATTGAGAGCATGTCTGAAGAAGAAAAGAGGGACTTTGGATTTGATGTAAAGAGCATAGATTGGGGAAATTACATAACCAAT